The following are from one region of the Capsicum annuum cultivar UCD-10X-F1 chromosome 1, UCD10Xv1.1, whole genome shotgun sequence genome:
- the LOC107854309 gene encoding protein LITTLE ZIPPER 1 has protein sequence MCHGVSDLESFQTSCYTDLVHRPDPEPSKTAKAHVVSLRRRNGERLSKERAKLRKLKKIMKMKNLKLYMENKTIIEENEKLRKQALLLHQENKALFSQMLIQQVSQNPN, from the exons ATGTGCCATGGAGTATCAGATTTAGAGTCATTTCAGACTTCTTGCTACACAGATCTAGTCCATAGGCCAGACCCAGAGCCATCTAAAACAGCCAAGGCACATGTGGTCAGTCTAAGAAGAAG GAATGGTGAGAGATTGTCAAAGGAAAGGGCAAAGTTgaggaaattgaagaaaataatgaagatgAAGAACTTGAAGCTCTACATGGAAAACAAAACCATTATtgaagagaatgaaaaattgagaaagcaagctcttcttcttcatcaagaAAACAAAGCCTTGTTCTCTCAGATGCTAATTCAACAAGTTTCTCAAAACCCCAATTAA